A single window of Thalassomonas viridans DNA harbors:
- a CDS encoding PEP-CTERM sorting domain-containing protein yields MKNITKWITALSLTFSSVIAVAADIPATSIMDNYVGAGYGNDVYGSQSQFDIDQMVVSRTGTTMSVGIYTAFSANHNYLMGDLFMSADPTDPDANPWNPAPNDRYSDSHTSNTGTDWNYAYTIYDYKKNRNQHWSHRDNTDGYGRLVSGFDQSDLTTSSENHNSARHDQTVSLNSATRSGNAYDNIHSNWSYWNTTENVYSMNGISYNLISFEFDVAGTALATANQIAFRWAMSCANDIIEGLVSISGDTPVDVPEPETLLLLLLGLAGIAARRKASAGTAQPLAR; encoded by the coding sequence ATGAAAAACATAACAAAATGGATAACCGCGTTATCCTTGACATTTAGCAGCGTTATCGCCGTTGCCGCGGATATTCCGGCAACCAGCATAATGGATAATTATGTCGGCGCCGGTTACGGCAATGACGTCTACGGTTCCCAATCCCAGTTTGATATTGACCAGATGGTGGTCAGCCGTACCGGTACTACCATGAGCGTCGGCATCTATACCGCCTTCTCAGCTAATCACAATTACCTGATGGGGGATCTCTTTATGTCGGCAGACCCGACAGATCCCGATGCCAACCCCTGGAATCCCGCGCCGAACGACAGGTATTCCGACAGCCACACCAGCAATACCGGCACCGACTGGAATTATGCCTATACCATTTACGATTACAAAAAGAACAGAAACCAACACTGGAGCCACCGCGACAATACCGATGGTTACGGCCGCTTAGTCTCGGGATTTGATCAAAGTGACCTCACCACTTCAAGCGAAAATCACAACAGTGCCAGACACGATCAGACGGTTTCGCTAAACAGTGCCACCCGTTCAGGTAATGCCTATGACAATATTCATAGTAACTGGAGTTACTGGAACACCACGGAAAACGTCTACAGCATGAACGGCATCAGTTATAACCTGATCAGTTTTGAATTTGATGTCGCCGGTACTGCGCTGGCAACCGCTAACCAAATCGCTTTTCGCTGGGCCATGTCATGCGCCAACGATATTATTGAAGGTTTAGTGTCCATCAGCGGTGACACTCCGGTTGATGTGCCTGAGCCGGAAACCCTGTTACTGCTGCTGTTAGGCCTGGCCGGTATCGCGGCCCGCCGCAAGGCATCCGCCGGTACAGCGCAGCCGCTAGCCAGATAA
- a CDS encoding aspartate aminotransferase family protein, which yields MTNIKKPASTSLLEKAHTHMPLGVADSYRYWGEDNTVFVKSMKGCQISDSDDQVFVDFRLAYGPIILGYRDNRVDEQVIRCISERGTISGFSTDLDSEVVSLIKSLCPNIEKMRFANSGTEAVIGAVRTARGFTGRNKVVVVEGGFHGLYDEMMWKSDVDNWDSNTQEKPEIIPFGAGIPESTREHQESVPLNDFAAIDDVFARLGDDIAAIVIEPIMGNCGSIAATQEYMQKLRDICDQHGAMLIMDEVKTGFRVAKGGVQELYGIKADLTTYAKAMGNGYPVAAFGGRGDVMDKISFDKGGVTHGGTYTANMIALSAAKATLTVLKETDALATINKVGADIQQVLSRVFDKFGIEHRFAGPDSMFGVHFGNEVPQNYRDWKKTDSELYTRFAFNLIANGVMLEPDSREPWFICEAHKDMDLNWLEEVANKAMEQALKD from the coding sequence ATGACCAATATCAAAAAGCCAGCAAGCACTTCTTTGTTGGAGAAGGCTCACACGCATATGCCTTTGGGGGTCGCCGACAGTTACCGCTATTGGGGTGAAGACAATACTGTTTTTGTTAAAAGTATGAAGGGCTGTCAGATCTCCGACAGCGATGATCAGGTATTTGTCGATTTTCGCCTGGCTTACGGTCCTATCATTCTCGGGTACCGCGACAACCGTGTTGATGAGCAGGTGATCCGCTGCATTAGCGAGCGCGGCACGATTTCCGGGTTTTCCACGGATCTTGACAGTGAAGTGGTCAGCCTGATCAAAAGTTTGTGCCCGAACATCGAAAAAATGCGCTTTGCCAATTCAGGCACCGAAGCCGTAATCGGCGCGGTCCGTACCGCCCGCGGTTTTACCGGCCGCAATAAAGTGGTAGTGGTTGAAGGCGGTTTCCACGGTCTATATGACGAAATGATGTGGAAATCCGATGTTGATAACTGGGACAGCAATACCCAGGAAAAGCCTGAGATCATTCCTTTTGGCGCCGGTATCCCTGAAAGCACCCGCGAGCACCAGGAAAGCGTGCCGTTAAATGACTTTGCCGCCATCGACGATGTTTTTGCCCGTCTTGGCGATGATATTGCCGCGATAGTGATAGAGCCTATTATGGGTAACTGCGGCAGCATAGCCGCCACCCAGGAATATATGCAAAAATTGCGTGATATTTGCGATCAGCACGGCGCCATGTTGATCATGGATGAAGTCAAAACCGGGTTCCGCGTTGCCAAAGGCGGGGTACAGGAGCTTTACGGCATCAAGGCGGACTTAACCACGTATGCCAAGGCCATGGGTAACGGTTACCCGGTGGCGGCCTTTGGCGGCCGCGGCGATGTGATGGATAAGATCAGCTTTGATAAAGGCGGGGTTACCCACGGCGGCACCTATACCGCCAATATGATCGCCTTAAGTGCCGCCAAGGCGACCCTGACGGTGTTAAAGGAAACCGATGCCCTGGCCACCATCAACAAAGTGGGAGCCGATATCCAGCAGGTACTGTCCCGCGTCTTTGACAAGTTTGGTATAGAACACAGGTTTGCCGGACCTGACTCTATGTTTGGCGTGCATTTTGGCAATGAAGTGCCGCAAAACTACCGCGACTGGAAGAAAACCGACAGCGAGCTTTACACCAGGTTTGCCTTTAACCTGATTGCCAACGGCGTTATGCTGGAGCCGGACTCCCGCGAGCCCTGGTTTATCTGTGAAGCCCATAAAGATATGGATTTAAACTGGCTGGAAGAAGTGGCGAACAAAGCCATGGAACAGGCCCTGAAAGACTAA
- a CDS encoding ATP-binding protein: protein MQLSTKQQLLSLVLLATFIPYALLERWLSFSQQQLSDLALLILQFTSIGFLLLCSKRTSSRSLKLFWQYLIFAIVFILCAYLLPENINYLAQLLSKDFLSLFIYFFILLAIETNPHLGDAPPSKYISGRVPAIIFTVLCYGYLILLPAEFSDQVYQQLKPSYLFHILITGLIAVRLFICLISCQDYFWRRTFFLLTLAALVVMVAKIMLFAAINGNVFISKSYLTTLIQLLPYCLIIFAAYVTLNHPGHPAVIKRESNPEIYTLLLMLVMIALHLAGHELEYFYALKTPLQAVVVALWLIIGSCLLYIIYRQRRHIAAQQTLNILEQKEEIKELTSANHKITDAFLNSEDKAIVRASNNAILTTSVQGEILSANPAAVQMFQSLEQDLKGTNVSALFSDKDEMYYFFDFQSNVYSLQRKELGISVECNAVRSDGTEFPTQAELQWAVREAQPLIVITFINLTARKLAEKQALELKDKFIANISHEFRTPLTIINGIIDRYIQKSSNEEESDDLSTAKRNGLRLVRMVEQLLELSRLSDNPKLSLDTYRLQTLMAMPLDSFCRLSSQSKLEFSSQIPEDLWIECDAQAFEKIIFNLLANAVKYTPAGGFIKVNAYTEQDTIILDVIDSGIGINKQSQGKIFERFQRADDVLNQGTFGVGIGLSLVNELVKTHNWRINLVSEQGQGSKFSLSIPMASPRLQEKQLPISLSENEVSSLLEEQRTVSSTQAEHSHQVVLVIEDNIDMQSHIKQVIEQRHHCILAGSGELGLQLANEYLPDLIVCDLMLTGIDGFEVLQQIKQNEMTAHIPVILLTARSDLESRLQGLNLNADEYLSKPFNHNELLTRIQNLIENRQKLQQTYLNKFRDNQKQERRITSQENVSKLAEDTSESVNQDEKFLSKLEAMVAKHYSDPSLDISALSKELAMSERQLQRRIKVLLGTTPNNFIKEFRLKKAQELLKSGTQIGRIALDVGFSSQTYFGRCFKEMFQCTPKQYQQQVQTEEE from the coding sequence TTGCAATTATCAACAAAGCAACAACTCTTATCCTTAGTACTTTTAGCGACTTTCATTCCCTACGCTTTGCTTGAGCGCTGGTTGTCGTTTTCCCAGCAGCAACTTTCCGACCTGGCCCTGTTGATATTGCAATTTACCAGCATAGGCTTTTTACTGCTTTGCTCTAAAAGAACCAGCTCACGCTCGCTGAAACTTTTCTGGCAATACCTGATTTTCGCCATAGTTTTTATCTTGTGCGCCTATTTGTTGCCGGAGAATATCAATTATCTCGCCCAGCTGCTTTCCAAGGATTTCTTATCCCTGTTCATCTACTTTTTCATTTTGCTGGCGATAGAAACCAATCCTCATTTGGGCGATGCGCCGCCAAGTAAATATATCAGCGGCCGCGTACCGGCGATTATCTTTACCGTACTCTGTTACGGCTACCTTATCTTATTGCCGGCAGAATTTTCCGACCAGGTATACCAACAGCTCAAGCCTTCATACCTGTTCCATATCCTGATCACAGGCTTGATTGCCGTACGCCTTTTCATTTGCCTGATCAGCTGCCAGGACTACTTCTGGCGCCGGACCTTTTTCCTGTTAACCCTGGCGGCGCTGGTGGTTATGGTCGCAAAAATCATGCTCTTTGCTGCCATTAACGGCAATGTCTTTATCAGCAAAAGTTACCTGACCACCCTGATACAGTTGCTGCCCTATTGCCTGATCATTTTTGCCGCCTATGTCACCCTGAACCACCCGGGCCACCCGGCGGTTATCAAGCGGGAAAGCAATCCGGAAATTTATACCCTGCTGTTAATGCTGGTGATGATAGCCCTGCACCTGGCCGGCCATGAGCTGGAATACTTTTATGCCCTGAAAACCCCGCTCCAGGCTGTGGTGGTTGCCCTGTGGCTGATTATAGGCTCCTGCCTGCTTTATATCATTTATCGCCAGCGCCGGCATATAGCTGCCCAGCAGACCCTGAATATTCTGGAGCAGAAGGAAGAAATCAAGGAGCTGACCTCCGCCAACCACAAGATCACGGACGCCTTTCTCAACAGCGAAGACAAGGCCATAGTCAGGGCTTCCAATAATGCCATACTCACCACTTCCGTCCAGGGAGAAATCTTGTCGGCAAACCCGGCGGCGGTGCAAATGTTTCAAAGCCTGGAACAGGATTTAAAAGGCACCAATGTCAGCGCCTTATTCTCAGACAAGGATGAAATGTATTATTTCTTTGATTTCCAAAGTAATGTCTACTCGCTGCAACGTAAAGAGCTAGGCATATCTGTGGAGTGCAACGCGGTGCGCTCCGACGGCACTGAGTTCCCTACCCAGGCAGAACTGCAATGGGCCGTGCGCGAAGCCCAGCCGCTGATAGTGATCACTTTTATCAACCTGACGGCGCGCAAACTCGCCGAGAAGCAGGCGCTGGAATTAAAAGATAAATTTATTGCCAACATCTCCCATGAGTTCAGAACGCCGTTAACCATAATCAACGGCATTATCGACCGCTATATCCAAAAAAGCAGCAATGAAGAAGAAAGCGATGATCTGAGTACCGCAAAAAGGAACGGTTTACGTTTGGTGCGCATGGTGGAACAGTTGCTGGAACTGTCGAGGTTAAGCGACAATCCGAAATTATCCCTGGATACCTACCGGCTGCAGACCCTGATGGCCATGCCCCTGGACTCTTTCTGCCGGCTGTCGTCCCAGAGCAAACTGGAATTTTCCAGCCAGATCCCGGAAGATCTCTGGATTGAATGCGATGCCCAGGCGTTTGAAAAAATCATCTTCAACCTGCTCGCCAATGCCGTCAAATATACCCCGGCAGGCGGCTTTATCAAGGTCAATGCCTATACCGAGCAGGACACTATTATTCTCGATGTCATAGATTCCGGCATAGGCATCAACAAACAGTCGCAGGGCAAAATTTTCGAGCGCTTCCAGCGGGCCGACGATGTCCTTAACCAGGGGACCTTTGGCGTGGGCATCGGCCTGTCTCTGGTCAATGAACTGGTGAAAACCCATAACTGGCGCATCAACCTGGTCAGCGAGCAAGGACAGGGCAGTAAGTTCAGCCTGTCTATTCCCATGGCCAGCCCCAGGTTGCAGGAAAAACAGCTGCCTATCAGCCTATCGGAAAACGAAGTGTCTTCCCTGCTGGAGGAGCAGCGTACGGTCTCAAGCACCCAGGCCGAGCATTCCCATCAGGTGGTGCTGGTGATCGAAGACAACATAGATATGCAAAGCCATATCAAGCAGGTGATAGAACAAAGGCACCACTGCATCCTGGCCGGCAGCGGCGAACTGGGGCTGCAGCTGGCCAATGAATACCTGCCGGATCTGATCGTCTGTGATTTGATGCTTACCGGCATCGACGGTTTTGAGGTGCTGCAGCAGATCAAACAAAACGAAATGACCGCCCATATCCCGGTTATTTTATTAACGGCGCGCTCGGATCTGGAAAGCCGCTTGCAGGGACTGAATTTAAATGCCGACGAATACCTGAGCAAACCTTTCAACCATAATGAGTTGCTGACCCGGATCCAGAACCTGATTGAAAACCGGCAGAAACTGCAGCAAACCTATCTTAATAAGTTCCGGGACAACCAGAAGCAGGAGCGCAGGATCACTTCACAGGAAAACGTCTCCAAACTGGCGGAAGATACCAGTGAAAGCGTTAACCAGGATGAGAAATTCCTCAGCAAACTCGAAGCCATGGTGGCGAAACATTATTCCGACCCTTCGCTGGATATCAGCGCCCTGTCAAAAGAGCTGGCCATGAGCGAGCGCCAGCTGCAAAGAAGGATCAAGGTACTGCTGGGGACTACTCCGAATAACTTTATCAAGGAGTTCAGGCTGAAAAAGGCGCAAGAACTGCTTAAAAGCGGCACCCAAATCGGGCGTATCGCCCTGGATGTCGGTTTTTCTTCGCAAACCTATTTCGGACGCTGTTTTAAAGAAATGTTCCAGTGCACCCCAAAACAATACCAGCAACAGGTACAGACGGAAGAAGAGTAG
- a CDS encoding ligand-binding sensor domain-containing protein has product MKKYLILFLLCLLIPARLMAQEIDSLKAFPANNPLSYHYVKAIAQDKHGFMWFGMQEGLYRYDGYQFISFHHDASDKNSLAGDIISGLLMDKDEQLWVATRSGGVSLYREASQDFINFTAKSPELRLTDNNVNVLMEDSAGNIWVGTEYGLNIIFRRQSQWTIKQIVNDSGTDKSLPHNSVETILQVSGQEVWVGTNGGGISVFDLQGNFIKTMPVVKDGSEYPASKRIKALIKDDTGIIWIGTVDGGLIKYDRKRASFDYYLFDESDYHSLSSNNIEAMYQDSRGNIWIATDKGMLIYDPALNHFKRYNHSPTNSYSLANDFVLTFFEDKNQMMWIGTFYGVNRWDPNMTTFNQYDAQKYPALKYDLITGFAQLKPGEVFISNYGGGIYQLSLEEDKITPFAFNKAFKGLRIMTLYAEENTLWVGTRAAGLFRVELATGEIKNYKYEHLNESSLSANSVTDIFRDSRGELWISTYHKGINRLNKDGTFTRFEMQSPVSDKGPNSNNVLQIIEDSQGHLWFATYGGGINRFDPKSERFLHLNHDQQDSTSLNSEIALTMFQDSQGNIWVGTTRGLDLLTHNNLLREHYVFEHFNVKNGMKSQSAYGIAEDTFGNIWFSSNKGLSRYSLELNSFKHFDTSHGLRGLEYVNGSVFTAYDNTLYFGSAKGFTSVNPYEVSQDQPAPEVRLTNILKLNETMKFDSPLSELNSLVFDHNDHLISFEYVGLNYSDPDSTRYKYRLLGFDQEWVDVGKLRRATYTNLPAGSYQLQVIAGNNDEVWSDPLTLSITVKSAPWFTWWAYLLYIIVIAAGILAYSRFLHRKLLLEQQQRIFLKQQVKDKTQEFQLKNIELEQANKQLENAATIDKLTGVKSRRYLDIYIEQASQLMSQIHQNILPVQRSILPRLYIFMVKLRDASQVNNSQLLNLTDLLLYSRNQDDLVIRWSEDTFAVIGYEKEENARELAIRLSNRLEHTLGGLTRVDMAYSFYPFNFEQPMELSWDQVSVLTEHGLKMVGKNEHIQWLGLYAPKIQPFNYLEMLQVDALDDISKLIRTQQG; this is encoded by the coding sequence GTGAAAAAATATCTTATCTTATTTCTTTTATGCCTGTTAATACCGGCCAGGCTGATGGCGCAGGAAATCGATTCTTTGAAGGCGTTTCCGGCGAACAACCCCTTGTCCTACCACTATGTTAAAGCCATTGCCCAGGACAAGCACGGCTTTATGTGGTTTGGCATGCAGGAAGGCCTGTACCGTTATGACGGTTACCAGTTTATCAGTTTTCACCATGATGCCTCAGACAAGAATTCTTTAGCCGGTGATATCATCAGCGGCCTGCTGATGGATAAGGATGAGCAGTTGTGGGTGGCAACCCGTAGCGGCGGTGTCAGCCTGTACCGGGAGGCCAGCCAGGATTTTATTAATTTTACCGCCAAAAGTCCTGAGCTCAGGTTAACGGATAACAATGTCAATGTGCTGATGGAAGACAGTGCCGGCAATATCTGGGTCGGTACCGAATATGGGTTAAATATTATTTTTCGCCGGCAAAGCCAGTGGACAATCAAACAAATCGTCAACGACAGTGGCACAGATAAGAGTCTGCCCCACAACAGCGTGGAAACCATTTTACAGGTATCCGGGCAGGAAGTCTGGGTGGGGACCAATGGCGGCGGTATTTCCGTGTTTGATTTGCAGGGGAACTTTATTAAAACCATGCCTGTTGTCAAAGACGGCAGCGAATATCCCGCCAGTAAACGTATCAAAGCCCTGATAAAGGATGATACCGGCATCATCTGGATAGGCACGGTAGACGGCGGTTTGATCAAGTACGACAGGAAGCGGGCAAGCTTTGATTATTATCTGTTTGATGAAAGCGATTACCACTCGCTGTCCAGTAATAATATCGAGGCCATGTATCAGGATAGCCGTGGCAATATCTGGATAGCAACCGATAAAGGCATGTTGATTTATGATCCCGCTCTGAATCACTTTAAACGTTATAACCATTCCCCCACCAACTCCTATAGCCTGGCCAATGACTTTGTTTTAACGTTTTTTGAAGATAAGAACCAGATGATGTGGATCGGGACTTTTTACGGGGTAAATCGCTGGGATCCCAACATGACCACTTTCAACCAGTATGATGCCCAGAAATATCCCGCGCTGAAATACGATCTGATCACCGGCTTTGCCCAGCTCAAGCCTGGAGAGGTTTTTATCAGTAACTATGGCGGCGGCATTTACCAGCTTTCCCTCGAAGAAGATAAGATTACTCCCTTTGCCTTTAATAAAGCCTTTAAAGGCCTGAGGATCATGACCCTGTATGCGGAAGAAAATACTCTTTGGGTCGGCACGCGGGCGGCGGGCTTATTCCGGGTGGAACTGGCGACGGGAGAGATTAAAAATTACAAATATGAACACCTGAATGAGTCCAGCTTGTCTGCCAACAGTGTGACCGATATTTTCAGGGACAGCCGCGGGGAGCTTTGGATATCCACCTATCATAAAGGCATCAACCGGCTAAACAAAGACGGTACCTTTACCCGCTTTGAAATGCAGTCTCCGGTATCGGATAAAGGGCCGAACAGCAACAACGTATTACAGATAATCGAAGACAGCCAGGGGCATTTGTGGTTTGCAACCTATGGCGGCGGTATTAACCGTTTTGATCCGAAAAGCGAACGTTTTTTACACCTTAACCATGATCAACAAGACAGCACCAGCCTGAACAGTGAAATCGCCCTGACCATGTTCCAGGACAGCCAGGGAAACATCTGGGTGGGTACGACACGCGGGCTTGATTTGCTGACGCATAATAACCTGCTCAGGGAGCATTATGTGTTTGAACACTTTAATGTTAAAAACGGCATGAAAAGCCAGAGTGCCTACGGCATCGCCGAAGATACCTTCGGCAATATCTGGTTCAGTTCGAATAAGGGTCTTTCCCGTTACTCTCTGGAGCTGAACAGTTTCAAACATTTCGATACCAGCCATGGTTTGCGGGGACTGGAATATGTTAACGGCTCGGTCTTTACCGCTTATGACAACACCCTGTATTTCGGCAGTGCCAAAGGCTTTACCAGTGTTAATCCCTATGAGGTCAGTCAAGATCAGCCGGCGCCTGAGGTCAGGTTAACCAATATCCTTAAACTCAATGAGACCATGAAATTTGACTCACCCCTGTCCGAGCTGAATTCCCTGGTTTTTGACCATAATGATCACCTGATCTCCTTTGAGTATGTCGGCCTTAATTATTCAGATCCCGACTCCACCCGCTATAAATACCGCCTGCTGGGTTTTGATCAGGAATGGGTCGATGTCGGTAAACTCAGGAGGGCGACTTATACTAACCTGCCGGCCGGCAGCTACCAGCTCCAGGTGATTGCCGGAAACAATGATGAGGTCTGGAGCGATCCGCTGACCTTGTCCATTACGGTCAAATCGGCTCCCTGGTTCACCTGGTGGGCTTATCTGTTATATATTATCGTGATTGCCGCCGGCATTTTAGCCTATTCCCGCTTTTTACACCGTAAGTTACTGCTGGAGCAGCAACAGCGAATTTTCCTCAAGCAGCAGGTCAAAGACAAGACCCAGGAATTCCAGTTAAAAAATATTGAGCTTGAACAGGCGAACAAGCAGCTGGAAAATGCCGCCACTATAGACAAATTAACCGGGGTCAAAAGTCGCCGCTACCTGGATATCTATATCGAGCAGGCCAGCCAGCTGATGTCGCAAATCCACCAGAATATCCTGCCGGTCCAGCGCAGTATTCTGCCGCGCCTGTATATCTTTATGGTTAAGCTGCGCGATGCCAGCCAGGTGAATAACAGCCAGCTGTTAAACCTGACGGATTTGCTTTTATATAGCCGTAACCAGGACGACCTGGTGATCCGCTGGTCTGAAGATACCTTTGCAGTGATAGGCTATGAAAAAGAGGAAAATGCCCGCGAACTTGCCATCCGTCTCAGTAACAGGCTCGAACATACCTTAGGGGGCCTGACCCGGGTGGATATGGCTTACTCTTTCTACCCGTTCAATTTTGAGCAGCCGATGGAGTTAAGCTGGGACCAGGTGAGTGTCCTGACCGAGCACGGCCTGAAGATGGTTGGCAAAAATGAGCATATCCAGTGGTTGGGGTTATATGCGCCTAAGATTCAGCCTTTTAATTATTTAGAGATGCTGCAGGTGGATGCACTGGACGATATCAGCAAACTTATCAGGACCCAGCAGGGCTAG
- a CDS encoding S8 family peptidase, producing MAKPDFTDAQKQTQSYIISAQQYDLLKEKVAALNVTPSHELKIINALAVELTTEQLAQLQQQLDVKVTTNHTVELSAKGRAKRKSRPPAVINDLIAATPVQQQGNYGAGVTVAFLDTGLEYVSGLIEDKDGWQRFCGFDFCGAYDAITDKFTTYNYSEESGHGTHVASIAVNSERDANGKLYGIAPDAGLLGIKAFDVEGKATYADVIRGIGWAVAEKDRFNLRVLNMSFSGPVRSSYWEDPLNQAVMKAWSEGIVVVASSGNLGSTPMTVGVPGNVPYIITVGAMTDNYTPYDLSDDRLADFSSAGPTVEGFVKPDLIAPGGHIAGLMSNQAQIARDYPEYKIGGRYFEMSGTSQATAVVSGVAALMLAENPALTPDDVKCRLMSTAQAAVNSDGSLAYSVFQQGAGLIQALDAVNSTASGCANQGMDVALDAAGMQHYQGPASVDADKNFTIEGQANDYAQFTDEAVIADKQVNWQGDVATDIVIWKTSLVEMADNNYSMLGINMPVQDKSPLQSFFETDIVIWKTSVETDIVIWKTSLDFDASETISVNNWVEQQ from the coding sequence TTGGCAAAGCCTGATTTTACTGATGCGCAAAAGCAAACTCAGTCCTATATTATCAGTGCCCAGCAATATGATTTATTAAAAGAAAAGGTCGCTGCGCTGAATGTGACCCCAAGCCACGAGTTAAAAATAATTAACGCGCTGGCGGTTGAGCTGACCACAGAACAGTTGGCTCAGTTGCAGCAACAGCTTGATGTCAAAGTAACCACCAACCATACCGTTGAATTAAGCGCCAAAGGCCGCGCCAAGCGTAAAAGCAGGCCGCCGGCTGTGATCAATGACCTGATCGCGGCGACGCCGGTACAACAGCAGGGCAATTACGGCGCCGGCGTGACTGTCGCCTTCCTCGATACCGGACTTGAGTATGTTTCCGGTTTGATTGAAGACAAAGACGGCTGGCAGCGTTTTTGCGGTTTTGACTTTTGCGGCGCCTATGATGCCATCACCGACAAGTTCACCACCTATAACTACAGCGAAGAAAGCGGCCACGGTACCCATGTTGCCAGTATCGCTGTTAATAGTGAGCGGGATGCCAACGGCAAGCTTTATGGCATAGCGCCGGATGCTGGCTTGTTGGGCATTAAAGCCTTTGATGTCGAGGGCAAGGCCACTTATGCCGATGTGATCCGCGGCATAGGCTGGGCGGTAGCAGAGAAAGACAGGTTTAATTTACGTGTCCTGAATATGTCCTTTAGCGGGCCGGTGCGTTCTTCATACTGGGAAGATCCCCTTAACCAGGCGGTAATGAAAGCCTGGAGCGAAGGCATAGTGGTAGTGGCATCTTCCGGTAATTTGGGCTCTACCCCTATGACGGTAGGCGTACCGGGCAATGTGCCTTATATCATTACCGTGGGGGCCATGACAGATAACTATACCCCTTATGATTTAAGCGATGACAGGCTGGCCGATTTCAGCTCGGCGGGACCTACGGTGGAAGGCTTTGTTAAGCCGGACTTAATCGCCCCGGGCGGTCATATTGCCGGTTTAATGTCTAACCAGGCACAAATTGCCCGGGATTATCCTGAATATAAGATCGGCGGCCGTTATTTCGAGATGTCGGGCACTTCTCAGGCCACTGCCGTTGTTTCCGGTGTGGCGGCATTAATGTTGGCTGAGAATCCGGCATTAACCCCGGATGATGTTAAGTGCCGTCTGATGTCAACGGCCCAGGCCGCCGTTAACAGTGACGGCAGTTTGGCCTATAGTGTTTTCCAGCAGGGCGCCGGTTTAATCCAGGCCCTGGATGCCGTGAACAGTACCGCCAGCGGTTGCGCCAACCAGGGGATGGATGTTGCACTGGATGCCGCCGGTATGCAACATTATCAGGGACCGGCCAGCGTTGATGCGGATAAAAACTTCACCATCGAAGGCCAGGCCAATGATTATGCCCAGTTTACCGATGAAGCCGTGATTGCCGATAAACAGGTGAACTGGCAGGGTGATGTGGCAACCGATATTGTGATCTGGAAGACATCTTTGGTGGAAATGGCGGATAATAATTACTCCATGCTGGGCATAAATATGCCGGTGCAGGATAAGTCGCCGCTACAAAGCTTTTTTGAAACCGATATCGTTATCTGGAAAACATCTGTTGAAACCGATATCGTTATCTGGAAAACCAGTTTAGACTTTGATGCCAGTGAGACCATCAGTGTGAATAACTGGGTTGAACAACAATAA